The DNA sequence AACAATACCGGTTCAACGACCTTGCCAACGCGCTCTACCGCTTCACCTGGGGCGAGTTTTGCGATTGGTACATCGAGCTGACCAAGCCGCGCCTCGTGGCGGGCGACAAAGCCGCCGTCGCGGTGTTGACGCATGTGCTGGATAACATGCTCCGCCTGCTGCATCCGATAATGCCATTCGTCACGGAAGAGATTTACCAAAAACTTCCCAATCATGGCGAGTCGGTGATGATAGCCCCGTACCCCAAGCCGGATACCGCGCGCATCGACGCGGCGGCCGAGGCCGAGATGGAATTGGTGATGGCGCTTGTATCCCGTGTGCGGGCAATCCGTGCCGAACTTCAGATACCGTTCAGCGTGGAACTCCGCGCGATAGTGAAATGCCGCAACGCCGAAACCGAAGCAAAGGCAAAGGCGCACGAGCAGTCGTTCCTCAGCCTCACCAAAGCGGCCGGCATTACCTTTGATACCGCCGCCGCCCGCCCGCCGCAGAGCGCCACCGGCGTGCTGGCCGACGCGGAGATATATGTGCCGCTCACTGGCATCATTGATTTCGACAAGGAGATCGGGCGCATCCAGCGCGAACTGGCGAAGGTGCAAAAAGAGCTGGCGATGTTCGATAAAAAATTCGGCGACGAGAATTTCATGAAGAACGCGCCGGAAGAGGTGGTGGAAAAAGACAAGGCCGCTTACGAAGAAGCCCAACGCCGCCAAAAGGGCTTGGAAGACTCCCTCTCCTGGCTCAATCCCTGACCCGCTATCAGGTGGGTACACAATTCATTGTGTACATCATGCCGCGAGGCATGACCTGTTTGTCCAAGACAGTCGGTCCTGCGGGCCGATTTACAGACTAAATCCGTACTTAACCTAAGAAAGCACGGGAGAGCCTGCTGGAAGGGAAAGACGGGGGTATAATCATCCCAATATGCTCGAACGAACTTTTAAGATACGCGAGCGGGGGAGCAGCCTCTCCACCGAGGTGTTGGCGGGGCTGACCACGTTTGCCACGATGTCGTATGTGATATTCGTCCAACCGGCGGTGCTGGGCGCGGCCGGGATGGATTTCGGGGCGGTGCTCACCGCCACCTGTCTTTCCGCCGCTTTCGGCTCCATCCTGATGGGGCTTTTGGCGAACCTGCCGATAGCGCAGGCACCCGGCATGGGGCAGAATTTCTTCTTCGCCTTCACCGTCTGCGGCGGGATGGCGATGGGGGGATACGGTTTCACTTGGCAGCAGGCGTTGGGGACGGTGTTTTTTTCGGGCGTGATATTCGCGCTCTTCACGCTGGGCGGGATGCGCGACCGGGTGATGAAGGCGATACCCGCGTCGCTTCGATACGCCATCGGCGCGGGCATCGGCCTGTTCATCGCGTTGATCGGATTTGAATGGGGCGGCGTGGTGGTTGCCAGTCCCGGCACCATGCTGAAGCTGGGACACATCAGCCACGGCCCCGCCCCGATGGTGCTCGCCAGTGTGCTGGTCATCGCGCTGTTTATGGCGTTGCGGGTGCGGGGGGCCATCCTGCTCGGTATCGGCTTCGCCGCCGTCTGGTCGCTGCTGGCGGGGTATACCCGCTGGCACGGGGTGGCCGCCATGCCACCATCGATTATGCCCACGCTGATGCAGCTCGACCTTACGGGGGCGCTGAGCCAGCGGCATATCGGGGTGGCGGTTTTCACCTTCACCGTGATGGTTTTGTTTGACAGCATCGGCACCATCACCGCCATGGCGCACGAAGCGCAACTGGTGAAAGACGGCGAAATCCCCAAAGCGCGGCAGGCGCTGCTTTCGGATGCGGCGGCGACCATCGCCGGATCGCTGCTGGGGACAAGCACGGTGACCAGCTATATCGAAAGCTCCACCGGCGTGGCGGAAGGGGGGCGTACCGGCCTCAGCGCGGTGGTGACCGGCGGCATGTTTCTGCTGGCGCTCTTCATCTACCCGCTCGCGCGGATGATCGGCGGCGGCTATGAAGCCGCCCCCGGCGTCTTCCTT is a window from the Nitrospinota bacterium genome containing:
- a CDS encoding NCS2 family permease, yielding MLERTFKIRERGSSLSTEVLAGLTTFATMSYVIFVQPAVLGAAGMDFGAVLTATCLSAAFGSILMGLLANLPIAQAPGMGQNFFFAFTVCGGMAMGGYGFTWQQALGTVFFSGVIFALFTLGGMRDRVMKAIPASLRYAIGAGIGLFIALIGFEWGGVVVASPGTMLKLGHISHGPAPMVLASVLVIALFMALRVRGAILLGIGFAAVWSLLAGYTRWHGVAAMPPSIMPTLMQLDLTGALSQRHIGVAVFTFTVMVLFDSIGTITAMAHEAQLVKDGEIPKARQALLSDAAATIAGSLLGTSTVTSYIESSTGVAEGGRTGLSAVVTGGMFLLALFIYPLARMIGGGYEAAPGVFLYPIIAPAMIVVGSFMVPLAAQVAWDEPAEAIPAFLTMVAMPFTFSITEGLAFGLIAYSVLHAGIGRLPKTHPIIHLLAAAFLLRYLFLG